Proteins from a genomic interval of Streptomyces fodineus:
- a CDS encoding SDR family NAD(P)-dependent oxidoreductase yields the protein MTVTEDGSVAMEAVDEVVYGPGIDPERLAVCLSVLEELDRIEVDHPDAIKVRRATSQIYRTVKQRRRQERRAAKTAHDRAVTEATATGSAERIDDETEGILPSSKVEAGKIAGILQRPRSCYTCKSRYVEVDYFYHQLCPDCARTNRAKRDARADLTGKRALLTGGRAKIGMYIALRLLRDGAHTTITTRFPKDAIRRFKAMEDSADWLHRLEVVGIDLRDPAQAVALAEQVAEAGPLDILINNATQTVRRLPSAYAALVEGETAPLPAGELPAHHVIGAFNSGAVDGIAALPVGTSGLDAQKVADLALVAGNASVARHLDGTAIDAGGLVPDVVDTNTWVQTIDQISPVELLETQLCNYTSPFILISALRPAMADAAKKAASGRAYVVNVSAMEGVFGRGYKGAGHPNTNAAKAAMNMVTRTSAQEMFDTDGILMTSVDTGWITDERPHYDKLRLAEAGFHAPLDLVDGAARVYDPIVRGEAGDDLYGVFLKDYAPGKW from the coding sequence ATGACGGTGACAGAGGACGGCTCCGTGGCCATGGAGGCCGTGGACGAGGTGGTCTACGGGCCGGGCATCGACCCCGAGCGGCTGGCCGTCTGCCTGAGCGTGCTCGAGGAGCTCGACCGGATCGAGGTCGACCACCCGGACGCGATCAAGGTCCGCCGGGCCACCTCGCAGATCTACCGCACGGTCAAGCAGCGCCGCCGCCAGGAGCGCCGGGCCGCCAAGACCGCGCACGACCGCGCCGTCACCGAGGCCACCGCCACCGGTTCCGCCGAGCGCATCGACGACGAGACCGAGGGCATCCTGCCCTCCTCCAAGGTCGAGGCGGGCAAGATCGCGGGCATACTCCAGCGCCCGCGGTCCTGCTACACCTGCAAGTCCCGCTACGTCGAGGTCGACTACTTCTACCACCAGCTCTGCCCGGACTGCGCCCGCACGAACCGGGCCAAGCGGGACGCCCGCGCCGACCTCACCGGCAAGCGCGCCCTGCTCACCGGCGGCCGCGCCAAGATCGGCATGTACATCGCCCTGCGCCTGCTGCGCGACGGTGCGCACACGACGATCACCACCCGCTTCCCCAAGGACGCCATCCGCCGGTTCAAGGCGATGGAGGACTCGGCCGACTGGCTGCACCGGCTGGAGGTCGTCGGGATCGACCTGCGCGACCCGGCGCAGGCCGTGGCCCTCGCCGAGCAGGTCGCCGAGGCGGGCCCGCTCGACATCCTGATCAACAACGCGACCCAGACCGTACGCCGTCTGCCCTCCGCCTACGCGGCCCTGGTCGAGGGCGAGACCGCCCCGCTGCCCGCCGGTGAACTCCCCGCCCACCACGTCATCGGCGCCTTCAACTCCGGCGCCGTCGACGGCATCGCCGCGCTGCCCGTCGGCACCAGCGGACTGGACGCCCAGAAGGTCGCCGACCTCGCCCTCGTCGCGGGCAACGCCAGCGTCGCCCGGCACCTCGACGGCACCGCCATCGACGCCGGCGGCCTCGTCCCCGACGTCGTCGACACCAACACCTGGGTGCAGACCATCGACCAGATCTCGCCGGTCGAGCTGCTCGAGACCCAGCTGTGCAATTACACGTCGCCGTTCATCCTGATCAGCGCCCTGCGCCCGGCCATGGCCGACGCCGCGAAGAAGGCGGCCAGCGGGCGCGCCTACGTGGTCAACGTCTCGGCGATGGAAGGCGTCTTCGGACGCGGTTACAAGGGCGCCGGGCACCCGAACACCAACGCCGCGAAGGCCGCGATGAACATGGTGACGCGGACCAGCGCCCAGGAGATGTTCGACACCGACGGCATCCTCATGACCTCCGTCGACACCGGCTGGATCACCGACGAGCGCCCGCACTACGACAAGCTGCGCCTCGCCGAGGCCGGCTTCCACGCCCCGCTCGACCTGGTCGACGGCGCCGCCCGCGTCTACGACCCGATCGTCCGCGGTGAGGCGGGCGACGACCTGTACGGCGTCTTCCTGAAGGACTACGCGCCCGGCAAGTGGTGA
- a CDS encoding GH92 family glycosyl hydrolase has product MRGTRRTRLCLAVVMAASALIATPTARAAERTDGHLADLVNPFIGSQDEGNTFPGAAVPFGMVQLSPDTGHGTGYDYTQNRIRGFSLVHLSGVGCRIGGDLPVLPTTGDVTQTDYTQYAAGFSHRDETASPGYYRVGLSSGVRAELTATRRTGVQRYTFPATDKANVLLNAAQSLHKTVSSSVEILDDHTVRTEITGHGFCRDTGPYTVYTITRFNRPFTAHGTWDGKTVTPGSRSGPGGAYVRFDTTRDRTVEATTALSYVDARGAAGNLGAERGRSFDAVRERAREEWEKRLAGVHVRGGTGTLRRTFYSSLYRSFLAPNIGSDDDGRYFGWDRRVHRAKGFTYYQNWSLWDTYRTQAQLLALLAPREARDMARSVVAIDEDGGWLPKWGYGPVETNVMSGDPVTPFLTTAYQMGLLKGFEERTYRALKKNADGVPPAAYPGIGREANAEYLAHGFAPYDKDRPYAKMGDSDYHHGASVTLEYALADAMLAQMARGLGHDADAARYAARARNYRNIFDPATGFFRARDASGAFTGSADPALGTGFHEGTAWQYQWLVPQDVPGMVRLIGGERAADDRLDAFFAYDRLLADPARTAREVWVHGDAYAYYNADKYNPMNEPDLIAPYTYLATGQPWKTTDVVHAALTLFTDGPSGMTGNDDLGTMSAWNVLSSIGLFPIQPGYGTWGLSTPVFDRVDLTLDRRYWPGGRLTIAAPGTSATDRYIQSVRADGTPHGRTYLTTGGLRSLRSLAFTVGPRPSEWGTSPAAAQPVLK; this is encoded by the coding sequence ATGAGAGGGACCCGGCGCACGCGGTTGTGTCTGGCCGTGGTGATGGCAGCGTCCGCGCTGATCGCCACCCCCACCGCACGGGCCGCCGAGCGGACCGACGGCCACCTCGCCGATCTGGTCAACCCCTTCATCGGGAGCCAGGACGAGGGCAACACCTTTCCCGGCGCGGCCGTGCCCTTCGGCATGGTGCAGCTGTCGCCGGACACCGGGCACGGCACGGGCTACGACTACACACAGAACCGGATCCGCGGCTTCTCCCTGGTCCATCTCTCGGGCGTCGGCTGCCGCATCGGCGGCGACCTGCCCGTGCTGCCCACCACCGGCGATGTCACGCAGACGGACTACACCCAGTACGCGGCCGGCTTCTCGCACAGGGACGAGACGGCGAGCCCCGGCTACTACCGGGTCGGCCTGTCCTCCGGTGTCCGTGCCGAGCTGACCGCGACACGGCGCACCGGCGTGCAGCGCTACACCTTCCCCGCCACCGACAAGGCCAACGTCCTGCTGAACGCGGCCCAGTCGCTGCACAAGACGGTCTCCAGTTCCGTCGAGATCCTCGACGACCACACCGTGCGCACCGAGATCACCGGCCACGGCTTCTGCCGGGACACCGGCCCCTACACCGTCTACACGATCACCCGCTTCAACCGGCCCTTCACCGCCCACGGCACCTGGGACGGCAAGACGGTCACACCGGGCTCCCGCAGCGGGCCCGGCGGCGCCTACGTCCGCTTCGACACCACCAGGGACCGTACGGTCGAGGCGACCACCGCCCTGTCGTACGTCGACGCACGCGGCGCGGCCGGGAACCTCGGCGCCGAGCGCGGCCGGTCCTTCGACGCCGTACGCGAGCGGGCCCGCGAGGAGTGGGAGAAGCGGCTCGCCGGCGTCCATGTCCGGGGCGGCACGGGCACCCTGCGCCGGACCTTCTACTCCTCGCTGTACCGGTCGTTCCTCGCGCCGAACATCGGCAGCGACGACGACGGCCGCTACTTCGGCTGGGACCGCCGTGTCCACCGCGCCAAGGGCTTCACGTACTACCAGAACTGGTCGCTGTGGGACACCTACCGCACCCAGGCCCAGCTCCTCGCGCTGCTCGCGCCGCGCGAGGCACGGGACATGGCCCGCTCGGTCGTCGCGATCGACGAGGACGGCGGCTGGCTGCCCAAGTGGGGCTACGGCCCCGTCGAGACGAACGTCATGAGCGGCGACCCGGTCACCCCCTTCCTGACCACGGCCTATCAGATGGGGCTGCTCAAGGGCTTCGAGGAGCGGACCTACCGCGCGCTGAAGAAGAACGCCGACGGCGTCCCGCCCGCCGCCTACCCGGGCATCGGCCGGGAGGCCAACGCCGAGTACCTCGCGCACGGCTTCGCCCCCTACGACAAGGACCGCCCGTACGCCAAGATGGGCGACTCCGACTACCACCACGGCGCCTCCGTCACCCTGGAGTACGCACTCGCCGACGCCATGCTGGCCCAGATGGCCCGCGGCCTGGGCCACGACGCCGACGCCGCCCGCTATGCGGCCCGCGCGCGGAACTACCGGAACATCTTCGACCCCGCCACGGGCTTCTTCCGCGCCCGTGACGCTTCCGGCGCCTTCACCGGCTCGGCCGACCCGGCGCTCGGTACCGGGTTCCACGAGGGCACCGCCTGGCAGTACCAGTGGCTGGTGCCGCAGGACGTGCCCGGCATGGTGCGGCTCATCGGCGGCGAGCGCGCGGCCGACGACCGCCTGGACGCCTTCTTCGCCTACGACCGGCTGCTCGCCGACCCCGCGAGGACCGCCCGCGAGGTGTGGGTGCACGGCGACGCGTACGCGTACTACAACGCCGACAAGTACAACCCGATGAACGAGCCCGACCTCATCGCGCCCTACACCTACCTGGCCACCGGCCAGCCCTGGAAGACCACCGACGTGGTGCACGCCGCCCTGACCCTCTTCACCGACGGGCCCAGCGGCATGACCGGCAACGACGACCTGGGCACGATGTCCGCCTGGAACGTGCTGTCGTCCATCGGGCTGTTCCCGATCCAGCCGGGCTACGGCACCTGGGGCCTGTCCACGCCCGTCTTCGACCGCGTCGACCTCACCCTGGACCGCCGCTACTGGCCCGGCGGCCGGCTGACGATCGCCGCGCCCGGCACCTCGGCCACCGACCGCTACATCCAGTCCGTCCGCGCCGACGGGACACCGCACGGGCGTACCTATCTGACGACGGGTGGGCTGCGCTCCCTGCGCTCGCTCGCGTTCACGGTCGGCCCGCGCCCGTCTGAGTGGGGTACGTCACCCGCGGCGGCGCAGCCGGTCCTGAAGTGA
- a CDS encoding wax ester/triacylglycerol synthase family O-acyltransferase, with the protein MTSDLLAPLDLAFWHIESERHPMHLGALGVFGAHSPTAGAHAADLLAARAAAVPGLRLRIRDVWQPLAFGGAAREPDPDFDPLNHVRLHAPTADFHADAGRLMERPLERGRPPWEAHVLPGEDGVSFAVLFKFHHALADGLRALKLAAGVLDPVDLPERAPRAIEPSRGLLSDVRRLPGLVPGLVRGALSDVGRALDIGASLARSTLGMRPTSALTSAPSGTRSTAGVVFDIDDVHRVRKTVGGTVNDVLIAVVAGALRRWLDERGDGSGGVAPRALIPVSRRRPRTAHPQGNRLSGYLIRLPVDEPDPLGRLDIVRTAMIRNKDAGPNRGAGAVALLADHVPALGHRLGGPLVGQAARLWFDILVTSVPLPGLGLRLGGHELREVYPLAPLAPGQALAVAISTYRGRVHYGLVADAEAVPDLDRFAYAVSVEVSALLAACGV; encoded by the coding sequence TTGACTTCCGACCTGCTCGCTCCACTCGACCTGGCGTTCTGGCACATCGAGTCCGAGCGGCATCCGATGCACCTCGGCGCGCTCGGCGTCTTCGGTGCCCATTCGCCCACGGCCGGCGCCCATGCCGCCGACCTGCTCGCCGCCCGCGCCGCCGCCGTGCCCGGGCTGCGCCTGCGCATCCGCGACGTGTGGCAGCCGCTCGCCTTCGGCGGCGCCGCCCGGGAGCCCGACCCGGACTTCGATCCGCTGAACCACGTACGGCTGCACGCCCCTACCGCCGACTTCCACGCGGACGCGGGCCGGCTGATGGAACGCCCGCTGGAGCGCGGCCGGCCGCCGTGGGAGGCGCATGTGCTGCCCGGCGAGGACGGGGTGTCCTTCGCGGTGCTGTTCAAGTTCCACCACGCCCTCGCCGACGGGCTGCGCGCGCTGAAGCTTGCCGCCGGTGTCCTCGACCCGGTGGACCTGCCCGAGCGGGCGCCGCGCGCCATCGAGCCGTCGCGCGGCCTGCTGTCCGACGTGCGCAGGCTGCCGGGGCTCGTCCCCGGGCTGGTCAGGGGCGCGCTGTCCGACGTGGGCCGGGCCCTGGACATCGGCGCCTCCCTCGCCCGGTCCACCCTCGGCATGCGGCCCACCTCCGCGCTCACCTCGGCCCCGAGCGGCACCCGCAGCACGGCCGGTGTCGTCTTCGACATCGACGACGTGCACCGGGTGCGCAAGACCGTCGGCGGCACCGTGAACGACGTGCTCATCGCGGTCGTCGCCGGTGCCCTGCGCCGCTGGCTGGACGAGCGCGGCGACGGCAGCGGGGGAGTGGCGCCCCGCGCCCTCATCCCCGTCTCCCGGCGCCGCCCGCGCACCGCCCATCCGCAGGGCAACCGGCTCTCCGGCTATCTGATACGGCTCCCGGTGGACGAGCCCGATCCGCTCGGCCGCCTCGACATCGTGCGCACCGCGATGATCCGCAACAAGGACGCGGGACCCAACCGGGGTGCCGGTGCCGTCGCGCTGCTCGCCGATCATGTCCCGGCCCTCGGGCACCGGCTCGGCGGGCCGCTCGTCGGGCAGGCGGCCCGGCTGTGGTTCGACATCCTCGTCACCAGCGTGCCGCTGCCGGGGCTGGGGCTGCGGCTCGGCGGACACGAACTGCGGGAGGTCTATCCGCTGGCGCCGCTCGCGCCCGGCCAGGCGCTGGCGGTCGCGATCTCGACGTATCGCGGGCGTGTGCACTACGGGCTCGTCGCCGATGCCGAGGCCGTGCCGGACCTCGACCGGTTCGCGTACGCGGTGTCGGTGGAGGTGTCCGCGCTGCTGGCCGCGTGTGGCGTTTGA
- the glgC gene encoding glucose-1-phosphate adenylyltransferase: MRRGGPSVLGIVLAGGEGKRLMPLTADRAKPAVTFGGTYRLVDFVLSNLVNADVLRICVLTQYKSHSLDRHITTTWRMSSLLGNYVTPVPAQQRLGPRWYLGSADAILQSLNLVHDEQPEYVAVFGADHVYRMDPRQMLAQHIEGGSGVTVAGIRVPRVESSSFGVITPGSDGLTVDRFLEKPADPPGLPDDPETVFASMGNYIFTTKALIEALHRDAEDESSVHDMGGSILPQLTARGEARLYDFNDNHVPGETTRDQGYWRDVGTLDAYYEAHMDLIAERPAFNLYNRQWPIYTHSGQLSPARFNGGGIAGESIISAGCLVRGQVTRSVLSPGVRVDPGAVVQGSVLHDNVRIGRGAVVRGAVLDKNVEVPPGATIGVNPERDAELYTVSKGGVIALGKGQRVP; this comes from the coding sequence ATGCGTCGTGGAGGGCCTTCCGTACTCGGGATCGTGCTGGCGGGCGGCGAGGGCAAGCGTCTGATGCCGCTGACCGCCGACCGCGCCAAACCAGCCGTCACCTTCGGCGGCACGTACCGTCTCGTCGACTTCGTCCTGTCCAACCTCGTCAACGCCGACGTCCTGCGCATCTGCGTGCTGACCCAGTACAAGTCGCACTCGCTGGACCGGCACATCACCACCACCTGGCGGATGTCCAGCCTGCTCGGCAACTACGTCACACCGGTCCCGGCGCAGCAGCGCCTCGGCCCGCGCTGGTACCTGGGCAGCGCCGACGCGATCCTGCAGTCCCTGAACCTGGTCCACGACGAACAGCCCGAGTACGTCGCCGTGTTCGGCGCCGACCACGTCTACCGGATGGATCCGCGGCAGATGCTCGCCCAGCACATCGAGGGCGGCTCGGGTGTGACGGTGGCCGGGATCCGGGTGCCGCGCGTGGAGTCCTCGTCCTTCGGGGTGATCACGCCCGGCTCGGACGGCCTCACGGTGGACCGCTTCCTGGAGAAGCCCGCCGATCCGCCGGGCCTGCCGGACGACCCGGAGACCGTCTTCGCCTCGATGGGCAACTACATCTTCACCACCAAGGCCCTGATCGAGGCGCTGCACCGGGACGCCGAGGACGAGAGTTCCGTGCACGACATGGGCGGCTCGATCCTGCCTCAGCTCACCGCGCGCGGCGAGGCCCGGCTGTACGACTTCAACGACAACCACGTGCCCGGCGAGACCACCCGCGACCAGGGCTACTGGCGGGACGTGGGCACCCTGGACGCCTACTACGAGGCGCACATGGACCTCATCGCCGAGCGTCCCGCCTTCAACCTCTACAACCGCCAGTGGCCCATCTACACCCACTCGGGCCAGCTCTCCCCGGCCCGCTTCAACGGGGGCGGCATCGCGGGGGAGTCCATCATCAGCGCGGGCTGCCTGGTCCGCGGTCAGGTCACCCGCTCGGTCCTCTCCCCGGGCGTACGGGTCGACCCTGGAGCGGTCGTCCAGGGCTCGGTGCTGCACGACAACGTCCGCATCGGCCGGGGCGCGGTGGTCCGCGGCGCCGTCCTGGACAAGAACGTGGAGGTCCCCCCGGGTGCGACGATCGGCGTCAACCCGGAACGGGACGCGGAGCTGTACACGGTGTCCAAGGGCGGGGTGATCGCCCTGGGGAAGGGACAGCGGGTGCCCTAG
- a CDS encoding amidase, with amino-acid sequence MGDWAGRSAAEIAAAVREKRVTPREVAAEHLARIERLDGRIGAFRKVRAEAALAEADEVASRTDLPELPLAGVPVAVKDNLAVRGESHRDGSAATPDTPAAEDHPAVARLRAAGAVVVGLTNVPELCVFGTTEGVFGTTRNPWDTSRTAGGSSGGSAAAVAAGLVPVALGNDGMGSLRIPAANCGLVTLKPGHGVVPAGIGNGDWFGMAENGPLATTVEDVRLMLGVLAGAASPRAQEPERRRIAVALRSPLAGVAVSRPYTTAVREAAGALARTGHRVRRAEPPYPLSLGVTALRHWTAGTAVDAEGLDPARLARRTRVHAELGRRFVRSVRTGDSRERLRARLTPFFTEYDVLLTPALARRSPAAGPWHERGWLRNILANTAYSPFTPPWNLTGWPAMSVPFGTLPSGAPCAVQLVGRPGAEAVLLQLAEELETLRPWRRTAPMAGS; translated from the coding sequence GTGGGTGACTGGGCCGGGCGGAGCGCCGCCGAGATAGCCGCCGCCGTACGCGAGAAGCGGGTGACGCCCCGCGAGGTGGCGGCCGAGCACCTCGCACGGATCGAGCGGCTCGACGGACGGATCGGGGCGTTCCGGAAGGTGCGGGCCGAGGCGGCGCTCGCCGAGGCCGACGAGGTGGCCTCCCGCACCGATCTGCCCGAACTGCCGCTCGCGGGCGTGCCCGTGGCCGTGAAGGACAACCTGGCGGTGCGGGGCGAGTCCCATCGCGACGGCTCGGCCGCCACCCCCGACACCCCGGCCGCCGAGGACCACCCCGCGGTGGCCCGGCTGCGGGCGGCCGGCGCGGTGGTCGTCGGCCTGACGAACGTGCCGGAGCTGTGTGTCTTCGGCACCACCGAGGGCGTGTTCGGCACCACCCGCAATCCCTGGGACACCTCGCGCACGGCGGGCGGCTCCTCCGGCGGCAGCGCGGCGGCGGTGGCCGCGGGCCTGGTCCCGGTCGCGCTCGGCAACGACGGCATGGGCTCGCTGCGCATCCCGGCCGCGAACTGCGGCCTGGTCACGCTGAAGCCGGGGCACGGGGTGGTGCCGGCGGGGATCGGCAACGGCGACTGGTTCGGCATGGCGGAGAACGGTCCGCTGGCCACGACGGTCGAGGATGTGCGGCTGATGCTGGGCGTGCTGGCCGGCGCCGCTTCCCCCCGCGCGCAGGAGCCCGAGCGCCGGCGGATCGCGGTGGCCCTGCGCAGCCCGCTCGCCGGAGTCGCCGTGAGCAGGCCGTATACGACCGCGGTCCGGGAGGCGGCCGGGGCGCTGGCGCGGACCGGGCACCGCGTGCGGCGGGCCGAGCCGCCGTACCCCCTCTCGCTGGGCGTGACCGCGCTGCGGCACTGGACGGCCGGGACGGCGGTGGACGCCGAGGGCCTGGACCCGGCGCGGCTGGCCCGGCGGACCCGGGTGCACGCGGAACTGGGCCGGCGCTTCGTCCGCTCGGTGCGCACCGGGGACAGCCGCGAGCGGCTGCGTGCCCGGCTGACGCCCTTCTTCACCGAGTACGACGTCCTGCTCACCCCGGCCCTGGCCCGGCGCTCCCCCGCGGCCGGACCGTGGCACGAACGCGGCTGGCTGCGCAACATCCTGGCCAACACCGCGTACTCCCCGTTCACCCCGCCCTGGAACCTGACCGGCTGGCCCGCGATGTCGGTCCCGTTCGGCACCCTCCCCTCGGGCGCGCCCTGCGCGGTACAGCTCGTGGGCCGCCCGGGTGCGGAGGCCGTCCTGCTTCAGCTGGCGGAGGAACTGGAGACGCTGCGCCCCTGGCGGCGGACGGCACCGATGGCCGGCTCCTGA
- a CDS encoding GNAT family N-acetyltransferase, giving the protein MLIREAVAADWPRIWPFWHRIVAAAETYAWDPETSEEDARALWMNPAKRVYVAEDENATVVGSAYLTPNYGGPAARVANAGFMVDPDHTGKGVGRALAEHVLAEARAHGYRAMVFNAVVETNPAVALWASLGFTVLGTVPEAYDHPRHGRIGLHIMYRSLE; this is encoded by the coding sequence ATGCTGATCAGAGAAGCCGTGGCCGCCGACTGGCCGCGGATCTGGCCTTTCTGGCACCGGATCGTCGCCGCTGCCGAGACCTACGCCTGGGACCCGGAGACCTCCGAGGAGGACGCCCGCGCGCTCTGGATGAACCCGGCCAAGCGTGTCTACGTCGCCGAGGACGAGAACGCAACCGTCGTCGGCTCGGCCTACCTCACCCCGAACTACGGCGGCCCCGCCGCCCGTGTGGCCAACGCCGGATTCATGGTCGACCCCGACCACACGGGAAAGGGCGTCGGCCGCGCCCTCGCCGAACACGTCCTGGCCGAGGCCAGGGCCCACGGCTATCGCGCGATGGTGTTCAACGCCGTGGTCGAGACGAACCCCGCCGTCGCCCTGTGGGCCTCCCTCGGCTTCACCGTCCTCGGCACGGTCCCCGAGGCATACGACCACCCCCGGCACGGCAGGATCGGGCTGCACATCATGTACCGCTCGCTCGAATAG